A part of Capsicum annuum cultivar UCD-10X-F1 chromosome 6, UCD10Xv1.1, whole genome shotgun sequence genomic DNA contains:
- the LOC107875747 gene encoding succinate dehydrogenase subunit 7A, mitochondrial: MAFLLNKTSLSKLRLNAQKTDESLMLSRRGIHIEPGAREKALLAADPSLKRFKSHKQSVRTLKRVGDVLTIVVVAGCCYEIYVRAVMREEARKQAEGSA, encoded by the exons ATGGCGTTTTTGCTAAACAAGACATCCTTGTCTAAGCTTCGACTCAATGCTCAG AAGACTGATGAATCATTGATGCTGTCACGACGTGGGATCCATATCGAACCTGGCGCTCGCGAGAAGGCT CTCTTGGCAGCGGATCCCTCCTTGAAACGCTTTAAATCTCATAAACAGAGTGTGCGAACTCTCAAAAGGGTGGGAGATGTTCTAACTATTGTTGTAGTAGCAG GATGTTGTTATGAGATATATGTGAGAGCTGTTATGCGGGAAGAAGCAAGGAAGCAGGCAGAAGGAAGCGCATAA
- the LOC107875746 gene encoding 40S ribosomal protein S18, producing MSLVANEDFQHILRVQNTNVDGKQKIMFAMTSIKGIGRRFANIACKKADIDMSKRAGELSAAELDSLMVVVANPRQFKIPDWFLNRQKDYKDGKFSQVTSNALDMKLRDDLERLKKIRNHRGLRHYWGLRVRGQHTKTTGRRGKTVGVSKKR from the exons Atg TCGCTGGTTGCAAATGAAGATTTTCAGCACATACTTCGTGTGCAAAACACGAATGTGGATGGTAAGCAGAAGATCATGTTCGCTATGACATCAATCAAAGGTATCGGCCGTCGTTTTGCTAACATTGCCTGTAAGAAAGCCGATATCGACATGAGCAAGAG GGCTGGTGAACTTTCTGCTGCTGAACTCGACAGCTTGATGGTGGTTGTCGCTAATCCTCGTCAATTCAAGATCCCTGATTGGTTTTTGAATAGGCAGAAGGATTACAAGGATGGGAAGTTTTCCCAAGTCACATCGAATGCTCTGGACATGAAGCTTAGGGATGATCTGGAACGCCTGAAGAAGATCAG GAATCATCGTGGTTTACGTCACTACTGGGGTCTTCGCGTGCGTGGTCAGCATACAAAGACCACTGGTCGCCGGGGAAAGACTGTTGGTGTCTCCAAGAAGCGATAA
- the LOC107875744 gene encoding histidine protein methyltransferase 1 homolog has protein sequence MRTRSLLAQCLPGFIAQDRGCHMSVISDKDVHLPSPAVEIVPSKATHPYKYVSETADLQGIDVFKGRVSVADIIGFAGSETTSSKSDGHLKSWDTSIDLVNVLKHEIRDGQLSLRGKRILELGCSYGLPGIFACLKGASTVHFQDLSAETIRCTTIPNVLANLEQARDRQSRQPESPLTPSRQILAPVVQFYAGEWEELPTVLSVVRIDISEVPTGKSLSLSEEDFMDGCSSQDGSILGLESSLRRSRKLSGSRAWERANDADTGEGGYDVILITELPYSVSSLKKLYGLIKKCLRPPYGVIYLAAKRNYVSFNSAARHLRSVVDEEGVFGAHLVKELTDREIWKFFFK, from the exons ATGCGTACACGATCACTTCTTGCTCAATGCTTGCCTGGTTTCATAGCTCAAGACCGAGGGTGTCACATGTCAGTCATATCCGACAAAGATGTCCATCTTCCCTCACCGGCTGTAGAGATAGTTCCATCAAAG GCCACTCATCCCTACAAATATGTTAGCGAGACTGCAGATTTGCAAGGAATCGATGTCTTCAAG GGTAGAGTCAGTGTCGCCGATATAATTGGATTCGCTGGTTCAGAAACAACATCCTCAAAGTCAGATG GACATTTGAAATCTTGGGACACCTCAATTGATCTTGTTAATGTTCTCAAGCATGAAATTCGGGATGGACAATTAAGCTTAAGAGGCAAAAGGATACTTGAG CTTGGTTGCAGTTATGGGCTTCCTGGAATTTTCGCTTGTTTGAAG GGAGCTTCAACGGTGCATTTTCAAGACCTCAGTGCAGAAACTATAAGATGCACCACCATTCCTAATGTTTTAGCAAACCTTGAGCAAGCCCGTGATAGGCAGAGCCGCCAACCTGAGAGCCCTTTGACTCCTTCAAGACAAATTCTTGCTCCAGTGGTGCAATTCTATGCTGGGGAGTGGGAGGAACTCCCCACAGTCTTATCTGTGGTGAGGATTGATATATCTGAGGTACCAACAGGAAAGAGCCTTAGCTTGTCAGAGGAGGATTTCATGGATGGTTGTAGTAGCCAAGACGGGAGCATACTGGGGCTGGAGTCTTCCTTAAGGAGATCTAGGAAGCTCTCAGGAAGCAGAGCATGGGAGAGGGCTAATGATGCAGACACTGGCGAAGGTGGGTATGATGTAATTTTAATAACTGAACTTCCCTACTCAGTGTCCTCCCTCAAGAAGCTATATGGGCTTATAAAAAAG TGTCTGAGGCCTCCCTATGGAGTAATATACCTTGCCGCGAAGAGGAATTATGTGAGCTTTAACAGTGCAGCACGGCATTTGAGAAGTGTGGTCGACGAGGAAGGTGTTTTTGGTGCCCATTTAGTGAAAGAGCTAACAGACAGAGAGatttggaaattctttttcaaataa